A part of Halodesulfovibrio marinisediminis DSM 17456 genomic DNA contains:
- a CDS encoding ABC transporter ATP-binding protein: MEHLLDVKDILVQFRMRDIALTAVNKVSFSVDKGERLGLVGESGAGKSVTGFSIINQISKPGFIASGSVMFEGQDLAQMSDKELRTIRGNRISMIFQDPMMTLNPVLTIGQQMIETVLAHSKVSKKEAEKIALDKLRKVYIPSPEKRLKQYPHEFSGGMRQRIVIAIALLTDPALIIADEPTTALDVTIQAEIMDLLLELCEKDNMGLILITHDLGVVSQVTEKIAVMYAGRIVELGSTDTVCATPTHPYTQGLIAALPDGAKGDRLNQIRGSMPSLTNIPKGCAFNNRCDYCKDICFEVVPELELKKSGVMAACHVVE; this comes from the coding sequence ATGGAACACCTTTTAGATGTAAAAGATATACTTGTTCAGTTCCGTATGCGTGACATTGCGCTTACGGCTGTAAATAAAGTTTCGTTTTCTGTAGATAAAGGCGAACGCCTCGGTCTTGTTGGTGAATCCGGCGCTGGTAAATCTGTAACCGGCTTCTCCATCATCAACCAGATCTCAAAACCGGGCTTTATCGCCAGCGGTTCTGTAATGTTCGAAGGTCAGGATCTCGCACAGATGTCCGACAAAGAGCTGCGTACCATCCGTGGTAACCGTATCTCCATGATCTTCCAGGACCCTATGATGACACTCAACCCTGTTTTGACCATTGGTCAGCAGATGATTGAAACTGTGCTTGCCCACAGTAAGGTGTCTAAAAAAGAAGCTGAAAAAATCGCGCTGGACAAACTGCGCAAAGTTTACATTCCTTCACCGGAAAAACGCTTAAAACAGTACCCGCACGAATTTTCCGGCGGCATGCGCCAGCGAATTGTTATCGCAATTGCTTTGCTGACAGATCCTGCGCTTATTATTGCTGATGAACCTACCACGGCGCTTGACGTAACCATTCAGGCTGAGATCATGGACCTGCTTCTCGAGCTTTGCGAGAAAGACAACATGGGTCTTATCCTCATCACACACGACCTTGGTGTTGTGTCTCAGGTTACAGAGAAAATTGCTGTTATGTACGCTGGTCGAATCGTGGAACTGGGCTCAACTGACACAGTCTGTGCTACCCCTACACACCCATACACTCAGGGTCTCATTGCAGCATTACCGGACGGTGCCAAAGGCGATCGTCTCAACCAGATTCGCGGCTCTATGCCTAGCCTTACTAACATCCCTAAAGGCTGTGCGTTCAACAACCGTTGCGACTACTGTAAAGACATCTGTTTTGAAGTGGTACCGGAGCTCGAACTCAAAAAATCCGGCGTCATGGCTGCCTGTCATGTAGTGGAGTAG
- a CDS encoding ABC transporter permease, with amino-acid sequence MWQKFKDSYFLYSFRRDPVAVGSFLILLFLVAIAILAPLLATQNPYDGAAIDLMDAETPPMWTPEGLDTFWLGTDAQGRDIWSTILYGTRISLLIGLGAVALQSFLGIIIGLTAGYKGGRIDSFLMRVADVQLSFSSYMVAIFFGAILQAALGVARYADVAVPFLIFVIGFSEWPQYARTVRASVLAEKKKEYVEAARVIGLRPMRIMFRHILPNTLTPVLVISTVQVANAVMSEAALSFLGLGMPVNQPSLGSLIKSGFAYFMSGSWWITLFPGLVLVLLVLSINLLGDWLRDFLNPKLYKD; translated from the coding sequence ATGTGGCAAAAATTTAAGGATTCATACTTTTTGTACAGCTTCCGACGTGACCCTGTTGCGGTCGGCAGTTTCCTTATCTTACTCTTTCTAGTTGCTATAGCGATTCTCGCGCCACTGCTTGCAACGCAGAACCCATACGACGGTGCAGCTATCGATTTAATGGATGCTGAAACACCGCCTATGTGGACACCAGAAGGTCTGGATACATTCTGGCTCGGCACTGACGCACAGGGACGTGATATTTGGTCTACCATTCTTTATGGTACCCGCATCTCCCTGCTTATCGGCCTTGGCGCAGTGGCACTGCAATCTTTTCTGGGAATTATCATCGGCTTAACCGCAGGTTACAAAGGCGGTCGTATCGACTCCTTCCTCATGCGAGTTGCTGATGTTCAGCTTTCCTTCTCATCCTACATGGTTGCTATCTTCTTTGGTGCAATTTTGCAGGCTGCACTAGGTGTTGCCCGGTACGCAGACGTTGCTGTTCCATTCCTGATTTTTGTTATCGGATTCTCTGAATGGCCGCAGTACGCACGTACTGTCCGCGCATCCGTACTTGCTGAGAAGAAGAAAGAATATGTTGAAGCTGCACGCGTTATCGGCCTTCGCCCTATGCGCATTATGTTCCGTCATATTCTTCCTAACACCCTGACTCCTGTTCTTGTTATTTCTACTGTTCAGGTTGCTAACGCTGTAATGAGTGAAGCTGCACTTTCTTTCCTCGGGCTCGGTATGCCTGTTAACCAGCCTTCACTCGGCTCTCTCATTAAATCCGGCTTTGCTTACTTCATGAGTGGCAGCTGGTGGATTACCCTGTTCCCGGGTCTTGTACTCGTACTGCTGGTACTGTCCATCAACCTGCTCGGCGACTGGCTCAGGGACTTCCTGAATCCAAAACTGTACAAGGACTAA
- a CDS encoding ABC transporter permease, producing the protein MFAFIVRRVTQALIVMFVISIIGFGIKYSFGDPVREMVGINVSAAEREAYRDKLGLNDPVVVQWVRFVKNAVHGDLGRSFFYRKPATEVILKKAPATLELVIASALIIVVLSVPIGIYAAVKPRAWLSRLFMGASIVGVSIPVFLTALLLIYVFAVELHWLPSYGRGPTAQLFPGWESNFLSWKAFRHIILPSVALSSIMLPLFIRLIRAEMVEVLQTEYVKFAHAKGLNPTRVLMVHAFKNTLLPVITVGGVQLGIMIAYTILTETVFQWQGMGFMFIEAVERSDTALLVAYLVFVGVLFVIVNTVVDIIYGLVNPMVRVSGRK; encoded by the coding sequence ATGTTTGCTTTTATTGTTCGAAGAGTGACACAGGCGTTGATCGTCATGTTTGTCATATCCATCATCGGGTTCGGTATTAAATATTCGTTCGGTGATCCAGTACGTGAGATGGTCGGGATTAACGTTTCCGCTGCAGAGCGTGAAGCGTACCGAGACAAACTGGGCCTCAATGACCCTGTTGTCGTTCAGTGGGTACGGTTTGTTAAAAATGCAGTACACGGCGACCTTGGTCGCTCCTTCTTTTACCGCAAACCTGCTACTGAAGTAATTTTAAAGAAAGCTCCAGCAACCTTGGAACTTGTTATCGCAAGTGCCCTGATCATTGTTGTGCTTTCTGTGCCTATCGGCATTTACGCAGCTGTAAAACCTCGCGCATGGCTATCCAGACTGTTCATGGGTGCCAGTATCGTCGGGGTATCTATTCCTGTATTCCTTACCGCGCTGCTACTTATCTATGTTTTCGCAGTTGAACTGCACTGGCTTCCGTCCTATGGACGCGGGCCTACAGCCCAGCTGTTCCCAGGCTGGGAAAGTAACTTCTTGAGCTGGAAGGCATTCAGACACATCATTCTTCCTTCTGTTGCACTGTCCTCAATTATGCTTCCACTCTTCATCCGTCTCATCCGAGCAGAAATGGTTGAAGTTTTACAGACTGAGTACGTTAAATTTGCCCATGCAAAAGGTCTTAACCCGACCCGCGTTCTTATGGTGCATGCATTTAAAAACACCCTTCTTCCGGTTATCACCGTGGGTGGCGTACAGCTCGGTATTATGATTGCGTATACAATCCTCACTGAAACAGTATTCCAGTGGCAGGGTATGGGCTTTATGTTCATCGAGGCCGTAGAACGCTCCGACACCGCATTGCTCGTTGCATACCTTGTTTTCGTTGGTGTTCTTTTTGTTATCGTGAACACCGTAGTGGATATTATTTACGGACTGGTTAACCCAATGGTCCGTGTTTCGGGGAGGAAGTAA
- a CDS encoding ABC transporter substrate-binding protein produces the protein MKRLLTVFALAVVLAFAAAPASAKTLRLAVDADPVSLDPHVQLSGGMLQYSHLVFDPLVRWNQDMGFDPRLATKWERLDDKTMRFYLRKGVKFHSGNEFTAKDVAWTLDRLKKSIDFKGLFEVFEPAVIVDDYTVDLKTKVAYPLLINMATYIFPMDSKFYSGKDENGQDKGVIGKTGPAFANTNASGTGPYTVTEREQGVKMVFKANPNYWTTRGNIEEIDMRPIKNEATRVASILSGDVDFIMPVPPQDYDRLDAAENVDLITMPGTRVIMFQLNQKRNKALANPKVRQAIVYATNNAGIVKKILKGRGTAAAQQGPKGYQGYVAELQPRYDLKKAKALMAEAGYPNGFEATMIAPNNRYVKDEQIAQAFVSMMARIGIKVNLKTMPKAQYWDQFDARAADIQMIGWHSDTEDSANFTEYLAVCPNKETGAGQYNSGEYCNPKVDELIALANSETDLDKRHAQLQEVERILFNDAAFVPLHWQDLSWASGKNLENARQVVNVMNFPYFGDLVMK, from the coding sequence ATGAAACGTTTGTTAACAGTGTTCGCTCTTGCTGTTGTTTTAGCATTTGCTGCAGCTCCAGCTTCCGCTAAGACTTTACGCTTAGCTGTTGATGCTGACCCTGTATCACTTGACCCGCATGTACAGCTTTCCGGTGGCATGCTTCAGTACTCTCACCTGGTATTTGACCCACTCGTACGTTGGAACCAGGACATGGGCTTTGACCCACGCCTTGCAACCAAATGGGAACGCCTTGATGACAAGACCATGCGTTTCTACCTCCGCAAAGGTGTAAAATTCCACTCCGGTAACGAATTTACTGCTAAAGACGTTGCCTGGACTCTTGACCGTCTTAAAAAGTCCATCGACTTCAAAGGCCTTTTTGAAGTTTTTGAACCTGCAGTTATTGTGGATGACTACACTGTAGACCTCAAAACTAAAGTTGCTTACCCGCTCCTTATCAACATGGCTACTTACATCTTCCCAATGGACTCCAAGTTCTACTCTGGTAAAGATGAAAATGGTCAGGATAAAGGCGTCATCGGTAAAACCGGTCCTGCATTTGCTAACACTAACGCTTCCGGTACTGGTCCTTACACCGTTACAGAACGTGAACAGGGTGTAAAAATGGTTTTCAAAGCCAACCCTAATTACTGGACCACCCGTGGTAACATCGAAGAAATCGACATGCGTCCAATTAAGAACGAAGCTACCCGCGTTGCTTCCATTCTTTCCGGCGACGTAGATTTCATCATGCCAGTACCTCCACAGGACTACGACCGTCTTGACGCTGCTGAGAACGTTGACCTCATTACCATGCCTGGTACCCGCGTTATCATGTTCCAGCTGAACCAGAAACGTAACAAAGCTCTTGCGAACCCTAAAGTTCGTCAGGCTATCGTATACGCTACCAACAACGCCGGTATCGTTAAAAAAATCCTCAAAGGCCGCGGCACAGCTGCAGCTCAGCAGGGCCCTAAAGGCTACCAGGGTTACGTAGCAGAGCTTCAGCCTCGTTACGACCTCAAAAAAGCTAAAGCTCTCATGGCAGAAGCTGGTTACCCTAACGGCTTTGAAGCAACTATGATTGCTCCTAACAACCGTTACGTAAAAGACGAGCAGATCGCTCAGGCTTTCGTTTCCATGATGGCTCGCATCGGCATCAAAGTTAACCTCAAAACTATGCCTAAAGCACAGTACTGGGATCAGTTCGACGCACGCGCTGCTGACATCCAGATGATCGGTTGGCACTCTGATACCGAAGACTCCGCAAACTTCACCGAGTACCTTGCAGTTTGTCCTAACAAAGAGACAGGCGCAGGCCAGTACAACTCCGGCGAATACTGCAACCCTAAAGTTGATGAGCTTATCGCTCTTGCTAACTCCGAAACTGATCTCGACAAACGTCATGCTCAGCTTCAGGAAGTTGAGCGCATCCTCTTCAACGACGCTGCGTTTGTTCCACTTCACTGGCAGGACCTTTCCTGGGCAAGTGGTAAAAACCTTGAAAACGCTCGTCAGGTCGTAAACGTAATGAACTTCCCTTACTTCGGCGACCTTGTAATGAAATAG
- a CDS encoding SagB/ThcOx family dehydrogenase — MQFPEPSMEGPISVETALANRRSVREFADEALTPDSLGQILWATYGVSEEGPWNRRTVPSAGAMYPMELYVVAGDVEGLEPGVYRYDALGHSLEEVEEGDLREEVAEVCIEQEWIAKAPAILVITAAFDRISQKYGERGVAYTFFEAGHMAQNCYLQAEALGLGVTEVGAFKEEHLMDLLELPPEHNPMLVLPIGWKSYD, encoded by the coding sequence ATGCAGTTTCCAGAACCAAGTATGGAAGGTCCAATTTCCGTTGAAACCGCGCTTGCAAACCGTCGTAGCGTTCGTGAGTTTGCAGATGAAGCATTGACTCCCGATTCCCTCGGGCAAATTTTATGGGCAACCTACGGTGTTAGTGAGGAAGGTCCATGGAACCGCCGTACTGTTCCGTCTGCTGGAGCAATGTATCCAATGGAACTTTACGTGGTGGCTGGTGACGTTGAAGGTCTTGAGCCCGGTGTGTATCGATACGATGCTTTGGGTCATTCTCTCGAAGAGGTTGAAGAAGGCGATTTGCGTGAGGAAGTTGCCGAAGTCTGTATTGAACAGGAGTGGATTGCTAAGGCGCCGGCAATTCTTGTCATTACTGCAGCGTTTGATCGAATTTCTCAAAAATATGGTGAGCGTGGCGTTGCCTACACCTTCTTTGAAGCAGGTCATATGGCGCAGAACTGTTACTTGCAGGCTGAAGCTCTCGGACTTGGCGTGACTGAAGTTGGCGCGTTCAAAGAGGAGCATCTGATGGACCTGCTTGAGCTGCCGCCAGAGCATAATCCAATGCTCGTGCTTCCAATAGGTTGGAAGTCTTACGATTAG